One window of the Xiphophorus hellerii strain 12219 chromosome 15, Xiphophorus_hellerii-4.1, whole genome shotgun sequence genome contains the following:
- the cep170bb gene encoding centrosomal protein of 170 kDa protein B isoform X6, protein MLHPPRSAAVRDPNAGQRRAAAEERRHLEERPVKMSVTSWFLVSSSGTRHRLPKEMIFVGREDCELMLQSRSVDKQHAVINYNPTTDEHLVKDLGSLNGTFVNDLRIPDQTYITLKLSDIIRFGYDSHVYVLEKSQHKVPEEALKHEKYSSQLQMSLKAAEGKKSDEEEGQRGDKMTSTKSITQETPGSRPTPLYGQPSWWGEEDYGSKVQSSDEPHSDFPGALSDSQPKTVFPSYHREPSYFEIPTKDFQHQKTSEAELHEIPTKDTDAPNAPPTPTPPVVQSHASFTIEFDDCMPGKIKIKDHVTKFSTRQKKGQAPPAKTAATATPAEMMSAQSKVADWLVHSDVSMMRRHPPCEDVYSTKSDLAMNIKTLKGHHHEDGTQSDSEDPVLKDKSKSQHSVQSEQPETPQQTVQSSQQPVPAQKLHHVLQYSPPRQAPASAVAPDRPLSQSPPQPPSPTEMSRQGLSEHLTQQAFIIEFFDDNPRKKRSQSFTHNPAHGDSYSTLKAKMERRKGGERPASMHGHIPPTQQVTVPLKSQGHSGPQRSSSLKREKTEGEAGSSSSSSRSSSGIIVRPFGSVGKKSKLAQEFAAEFLKDSGEKDSSPTKDKVSPPPMSAPPVMVSPPHAQIPFPQEPPALSLVSYPSSPLQPPVASKSFKPAIGPAQVAPLGHPSGPHMSPMLSLGVHGGDPKISQRIVRNEEDDSLSDAGTYTIETESQDKEVEEARNMIDQVFGVLDSPEYSGATTGVYRPVIHEGKDEHRTLPGDGTSVDLLHGFIPATVSAPPTGPMQVQIHAADLEGPKWVSRWASLADSYAEPGSTPPQGECLEDLRYMNQSVGSYSYDTSESETSHSSRTRRLLPQVPPEKVESVTPSILIRHESYQGHKSVDRVYVPPCSQDSTQRLAVQDDVDPDSLSDASRSEDGPALVNAKKIDVVTGNVSPVAPGYQFKVQEKVSPTNKSTFFYIGAEDHPGKPEQARSPVQGERTRDPPAKTPPTTVLIRHLSGHEPRRTGVKPNNSAPNLQTQDKDSVPTKDSCIVRQESFTKDRPSDTVQMKKLPHISSHPSIRDMEQSIQETQPFLQETEGALSSLDTKVPSSGSGRSSKKEGSSTHMDDSLSGESDVDTASTVSQVSSKNAPVTSTSKKRPAISSFQKEKSSSSPSIQEKGRQLSARERLSEKRRTQTTTDVPSKAEATKRFQMRRSTGNRGSLDLSEGQQGTAPNWTETTSSDHEISHPSSRTKKVIAPLQKEDNGKTPKSAAQQVLTRSNSLSAPRPTRASMLRRARLGDASDNEGTETDRTSQNSDHISAPPKVSAEGKKLSRLDILAMPRKRTGSFTTPSDNESSTSRSGFSGRNSEPAVTARKTSVGDARQAASKGGGAPVKQTVSRTRSSGVKHPSGGSRRKQKGSDFSSSSEEEYDTNTGFSKAKRSSHSTTAGQSQRSQRTAASRTKSVSLETEEDEDQNDIDPYQNWSTHSAEIAKLSQDLAKDLAILAKEIHDVAGDGDPPPTATSPSSLPNTPGSTISAREEVDLQELHSASDSYNLSYVCSSAKTPCVAYLHGVRPAQLVHRIPEASLNFQKVPPGSAAILDLDANMNEAEPTSLQRRPWNREELILDGLDVKITDFNSWIYSFLFRKV, encoded by the exons ATGCTCCACCCGCCCCGCAGTGCGGCAGTGCGGGATCCGAACGCAGGACAGCGGCGGGCAGCGGCGGAGGAGCGGCGGCATCTGGAGGAGAG GCCTGTGAAGATGAGCGTGACGTCATGGTTCCTGGTGAGCAGCTCCGGCACGCGGCACCGCCTCCCCAAGGAGATGATCTTCGTCGGCCGCGAGGACTGCGAGCTCATGCTGCAG tCGCGCAGCGTGGACAAGCAGCACGCCGTCATCAACTACAACCCAACAACCGACGAACACCTGGTGAAAGACCTGGGCAGCCTGAACGGg acGTTTGTGAACGACCTGCGGATCCCTGATCAGACCTACATCACACTCAAACTGTCTGACATCATCCGCTTCGGATACG ATTCTCACGTCTACGTTCTGGAGAAAAGTCAACACAAAGTCCCTGAGGAGGCGCTGAAG CATGAGAAGTACAGCAGTCAGCTGCAGATGAGCCTGAAGGCTGCAGAGGGGAAGAagagtgatgaagaggaggggcAGCGAGGAGACAAGATGACGAGCACAAAGAGCATCACACAAG AAACCCCTGGGAGTCGGCCCACGCCTCTGTATGGCCAGCCGTCCTGGTGGGGAGAGGAGGATTATGGGAGTAAAGTCCAAAGCAGCGACGAGCCTCATTCAG ATTTTCCTGGAGCTCTCTCCGACTCCCAACCAAAGACCGTCTTCCCTTCCTACCACCGCGAGCCCAGCTACTTCGAGATTCCCACCAAGGACTTCCAGCACCAGAAAACCTCAGAGGCGGAGCTTCATGAGATCCCCACCAAGGATACGGACGCCCCCAATGCCCCACCAACCCCGACGCCGCCCGTCGTCCAGAGCCACGCCTCTTTCACCATCGAATTTGACGACTGCATGCCTGGCAAGATCAAGATCAAAGACCACGTCACCAAGTTCTCGACTCGCCAGAAGAAGGGTCAGGCGCCCCCCGCCAAGACCGCCGCCACTGCCACACCCGCAGAGATGATGTCAGCGCAGAGCAAGGTGGCTGATTGGCTGGTCCACAGTGATGTCAGCATGATGAGGAGGCATCCGCCATGTGAGGACGTCTACAGCACCAAGAGTGACCTCGCCATGAACATCAAGACCCTTAAAG GTCATCATCATGAGGATGGAACCCAGAGTGACTCTGAAGACCCGGTTCTTAAAGACAAAAGTAAATCCCAGCACTCTGTCCAGTCAGAGCAACCTGAGACACCTCAGCAGACGGTCCAGTCCAGTCAGCAGCCAGTTCCAGCACAGAAGCTCCATCATGTGCTGCAGTACTCTCCGCCCAGACAGGCCCCTGCCTCAGCTGTGGCCCCTGATCGGCCCCTGTCCCAGAGCCCTCCCCAGCCACCATCGCCCACAGAAATGTCCAGACAGGGACTGTCTGAGCACCTCACCCAGCAGGCCTTCATCATCGAGTTCTTTGACGACAACCCGCGCAAGAAGCGTTCACAGTCCTTCACCCACAACCCCGCTCACGGCGACTCTTACTCCACCCTCAAGGCCAAGATGGAACGACGGAAAGGCGGCGAGAGGCCGGCATCTATGCATGGACACATCCCTCCCACCCAGCAGGTGACGGTTCCCCTGAAGAGTCAGGGCCACAGTGGCCCTCAGAGGTCAAGCTCGCTAAAGCGGGAGAAGACAGAAGGGGAGGCAGGTTCATCAAGCTCCTCCTCTCGCTCTTCATCAGGCATCATTGTCAGACCTTTTGGCAGTGTTGGGAAGAAGTCAAAGCTTGCCCAGGAGTTTGCTGCAGAGTTCCTGAAGGACTCTGGTGAGAAGGATTCCTCCCCAACCAAAGACAAAGTCTCACCTCCACCGATGTCTGCCCCACCAGTGATGGTTTCGCCCCCTCATGCCCAGATCCCTTTCCCACAGGAACCTCCAGCACTTTCTTTAGTTTCCTACCCTTCATCCCCATTACAACCTCCAGTAGCCTCAAAGTCCTTCAAACCGGCCATTGGTCCAGCCCAGGTGGCTCCTCTGGGCCATCCATCTGGACCACACATGTCCCCCATGTTGTCTTTGGGAGTGCACGGGGGAGACCCCAAAATTTCCCAGAGGATTGTGAGGAATGAGGAAGACGACAGCCTGAGTGATGCCGGGACTTACACCATAGAGACCGAGTCACAAGataaggaggtggaggaggccCGCAACATGATTGATCAG GTGTTTGGCGTCCTTGACTCTCCAGAGTACAGTGGCGCAACCACAGGAGTCTATAGACCTGTCATACATGAAGGCAAAGATGAGCACCGTACCCTGCCTGGTGATGGTACCAGTGTGGACCTATTGCATGGTTTTATCCCAGCAACTGTCAGTGCCCCCCCAACAGGTCCCATGCAG GTTCAGATTCACGCAGCCGATCTTGAAGGACCTAAATGGGTTTCTCGATGGGCCAGTCTGGCAGACAGCTATGCTGAACCTGGTTCTACTCCTCCTCAAGGGGAATGTCTTGAAG ATTTGCGCTACATGAACCAGTCAGTGGGAAGCTACAGCTATGACACCTCAGAGTCAGAGACGAGCCACAGCTCCAGGACCAGAAGGCTGCTGCCTCAGGTTCCTCCAGAAAAGGTGGAAAGTGTCACTCCAAGCATCCTGATACGGCATGAATCCTACCAAGGTCATAAATCTGTGGATAGAGTTTACGTTCCTCCCTGTTCCCAAGACTCCACCCAGCGCCTAGCCGTTCAGGATGACGTGGACCCAGACAGTCTCAGCGATGCCAGTCGCTCTGAGGATGGACCCGCTCTGGttaatgcaaagaaaattgATGTAGTTACCGGAAACGTGTCCCCAGTTGCTCCTGGCTATCAGTTTAAAGTTCAGGAGAAAGTTTCTCCAACCAACAAATCCACCTTCTTCTACATTGGTGCCGAGGATCATCCAGGCAAGCCTGAACAGGCCCGAAGCCCCGTACAGGGTGAGAGGACTCGAGACCCTCCGGCTAAAACTCCTCCAACAACAGTCTTGATCCGTCACTTGAGTGGACATGAACCCAGAAGGACAGGCGTCAAACCCAACAACTCTGCTCCAAACCTCCAAACGCAAGACAAAGACTCTGTTCCTACAAAGGACAGCTGTATCGTCCGTCAAGAAAGTTTCACCAAAGACCGACCCAGTGACACAGTCCAGATGAAGAAGCTTCCCCATATCTCCAGCCACCCTTCCATTAGAGATATGGAACAGAGCATCCAGGAAACACAGCCCTTCCTTCAGGAGACAGAGGGTGCGCTGTCCTCTCTGGACACCAAGGTTccttcttctggttctggtcgtaGCTCAAAGAAAGAGGGCTCCTCCACCCACATGGATGATTCTCTCTCTGGTGAGTCAGATGTGGATACAGCTAGCACCGTGAGTCAGGTGAGTAGCAAAAATGCTCCTGTTACCTCCACATCTAAAAAGCGACCTGCCATAAGCAGTTTTCAGAAGGAGAAGTCCTCTTCTAGCCCATCTATCCAAGAAAAGGGTCGACAGCTAAGTGCTCGAGAGCGGCTTTCTGAGAAACGACGCACACAGACAACAACTGACGTACCAAGCAAGGCAGAGGCAACGAAGCGTTTCCAGATGCGCCGCAGTACAGGAAACCGTGGTTCTCTGGATTTATCCGAAGGTCAACAAGGTACCGCACCTAACTGGACTGAAACTACTTCATCTGATCACGAAATCTCACATCCATCCAGCCGTACCAAGAAAGTTATTGCCCCTCTACAGAAAGAGGACAATGGAAAGACACCTAAGTCAGCAGCTCAACAGGTTTTAACTCGTTCCAACAGCCTGTCAGCACCAAGACCAACTCGAGCCTCCATGCTACGACGCGCTCGCCTCGGTGACGCCTCAGACAACGAGGGCACAGAGACCGATCGGACCTCCCAGAACTCTGATCACATTTCTGCACCCCCTAAGGTCTCCGCTGAAGGTAAGAAGCTGTCCAGACTGGACATCTTGGCGATGCCCAGGAAGAGAACCGGCTCATTTACGACTCCAAGTGACAACGAGTCCTCGACAAGTCGGTCTGGCTTCTCCGGTCGCAACAGTGAGCCAGCTGTCACAGCAAGGAAGACGTCTGTTGGTGATGCTCGCCAGGCAGCCAGTAAAGGGGGCGGAGCTCCGGTGAAGCAAACAGTGTCACGTACCCGATCAAGCGGAGTGAAGCATCCCAGCGGTG GGTCGCGTCGCAAACAGAAGGGCTCAGACTTCTCGTCTTCCTCTGAGGAAGAATACGACACAAACACTGGCTTCTCCAAAGCAAAGCGATCCTCCCATTCAACGACCGCTGGCCAATCACAGCGCAGCCAGAGGACAGCCGCCAGCAGAACCAAGTCTGTCTCCCTGGAAACCGAGGAGGACGAGGACCAGAACGACATCGACCCGTACCAGAACTGGTCCACTCACAGCGCTGAGATCGCCAA GCTCAGTCAGGACCTGGCCAAAGATCTGGCCATCTTGGCGAAGGAGATCCATGACGTCGCTGGGGACGGGGATCCTCCACCCACCGCCACCTCCCCTAGCTCACTCCCCAACACGCCAGGCTCCACCATCTCTGCCCGGGAGGAG gtTGATCTGCAGGAGCTTCATTCTGCTTCAGACTCTTACAACCTTTCATATGTTTGTTCTTCTGCAAAGACGCCATGTGTTGCATATCTCCACGGGGTTCGACCGGCTCAG CTGGTCCATCGTATTCCTGAGGCCAGCTTAAACTTCCAGAAGGTTCCTCCAGGTTCTGCGGCCATCTTGGACCTGGACGCTAATATGAATGAGGCAGAGCCCACTTCTTTGCAACGCCGTCCGTGGAACCGTGAAGAG CTGATCCTGGATGGTTTAGATgtcaaaattacagattttaattCCTGGATTTATTCCTTTCTGTTCAGAAAAGTGTAG
- the cep170bb gene encoding centrosomal protein of 170 kDa protein B isoform X2, whose translation MLHPPRSAAVRDPNAGQRRAAAEERRHLEERPVKMSVTSWFLVSSSGTRHRLPKEMIFVGREDCELMLQSRSVDKQHAVINYNPTTDEHLVKDLGSLNGTFVNDLRIPDQTYITLKLSDIIRFGYDSHVYVLEKSQHKVPEEALKHEKYSSQLQMSLKAAEGKKSDEEEGQRGDKMTSTKSITQETPGSRPTPLYGQPSWWGEEDYGSKVQSSDEPHSDFPGALSDSQPKTVFPSYHREPSYFEIPTKDFQHQKTSEAELHEIPTKDTDAPNAPPTPTPPVVQSHASFTIEFDDCMPGKIKIKDHVTKFSTRQKKGQAPPAKTAATATPAEMMSAQSKVADWLVHSDVSMMRRHPPCEDVYSTKSDLAMNIKTLKGHHHEDGTQSDSEDPVLKDKSKSQHSVQSEQPETPQQTVQSSQQPVPAQKLHHVLQYSPPRQAPASAVAPDRPLSQSPPQPPSPTEMSRQGLSEHLTQQAFIIEFFDDNPRKKRSQSFTHNPAHGDSYSTLKAKMERRKGGERPASMHGHIPPTQQVTVPLKSQGHSGPQRSSSLKREKTEGEAGSSSSSSRSSSGIIVRPFGSVGKKSKLAQEFAAEFLKDSGEKDSSPTKDKVSPPPMSAPPVMVSPPHAQIPFPQEPPALSLVSYPSSPLQPPVASKSFKPAIGPAQVAPLGHPSGPHMSPMLSLGVHGGDPKISQRIVRNEEDDSLSDAGTYTIETESQDKEVEEARNMIDQVFGVLDSPEYSGATTGVYRPVIHEGKDEHRTLPGDGTSVDLLHGFIPATVSAPPTGPMQVQIHAADLEGPKWVSRWASLADSYAEPGSTPPQGECLEDLRYMNQSVGSYSYDTSESETSHSSRTRRLLPQVPPEKVESVTPSILIRHESYQGHKSVDRVYVPPCSQDSTQRLAVQDDVDPDSLSDASRSEDGPALVNAKKIDVVTGNVSPVAPGYQFKVQEKVSPTNKSTFFYIGAEDHPGKPEQARSPVQGERTRDPPAKTPPTTVLIRHLSGHEPRRTGVKPNNSAPNLQTQDKDSVPTKDSCIVRQESFTKDRPSDTVQMKKLPHISSHPSIRDMEQSIQETQPFLQETEGALSSLDTKVPSSGSGRSSKKEGSSTHMDDSLSGESDVDTASTVSQVSSKNAPVTSTSKKRPAISSFQKEKSSSSPSIQEKGRQLSARERLSEKRRTQTTTDVPSKAEATKRFQMRRSTGNRGSLDLSEGQQGTAPNWTETTSSDHEISHPSSRTKKVIAPLQKEDNGKTPKSAAQQVLTRSNSLSAPRPTRASMLRRARLGDASDNEGTETDRTSQNSDHISAPPKVSAEGKKLSRLDILAMPRKRTGSFTTPSDNESSTSRSGFSGRNSEPAVTARKTSVGDARQAASKGGGAPVKQTVSRTRSSGVKHPSGGSRRKQKGSDFSSSSEEEYDTNTGFSKAKRSSHSTTAGQSQRSQRTAASRTKSVSLETEEDEDQNDIDPYQNWSTHSAEIAKLSQDLAKDLAILAKEIHDVAGDGDPPPTATSPSSLPNTPGSTISAREETPCVAYLHGVRPAQLVHRIPEASLNFQKVPPGSAAILDLDANMNEAEPTSLQRRPWNREEVILDNLMLNPVSQLSQAIRENTEQLAEKMKVLFQNKADVWEEIEAKINTENEVPILKTSNKEITSILKELRRVQRQLEVINTIVEPGGSLQAAAITTPSLTQTRQTTKEKKPATRTRTSNANESTKRPPRGPDGSHHAP comes from the exons ATGCTCCACCCGCCCCGCAGTGCGGCAGTGCGGGATCCGAACGCAGGACAGCGGCGGGCAGCGGCGGAGGAGCGGCGGCATCTGGAGGAGAG GCCTGTGAAGATGAGCGTGACGTCATGGTTCCTGGTGAGCAGCTCCGGCACGCGGCACCGCCTCCCCAAGGAGATGATCTTCGTCGGCCGCGAGGACTGCGAGCTCATGCTGCAG tCGCGCAGCGTGGACAAGCAGCACGCCGTCATCAACTACAACCCAACAACCGACGAACACCTGGTGAAAGACCTGGGCAGCCTGAACGGg acGTTTGTGAACGACCTGCGGATCCCTGATCAGACCTACATCACACTCAAACTGTCTGACATCATCCGCTTCGGATACG ATTCTCACGTCTACGTTCTGGAGAAAAGTCAACACAAAGTCCCTGAGGAGGCGCTGAAG CATGAGAAGTACAGCAGTCAGCTGCAGATGAGCCTGAAGGCTGCAGAGGGGAAGAagagtgatgaagaggaggggcAGCGAGGAGACAAGATGACGAGCACAAAGAGCATCACACAAG AAACCCCTGGGAGTCGGCCCACGCCTCTGTATGGCCAGCCGTCCTGGTGGGGAGAGGAGGATTATGGGAGTAAAGTCCAAAGCAGCGACGAGCCTCATTCAG ATTTTCCTGGAGCTCTCTCCGACTCCCAACCAAAGACCGTCTTCCCTTCCTACCACCGCGAGCCCAGCTACTTCGAGATTCCCACCAAGGACTTCCAGCACCAGAAAACCTCAGAGGCGGAGCTTCATGAGATCCCCACCAAGGATACGGACGCCCCCAATGCCCCACCAACCCCGACGCCGCCCGTCGTCCAGAGCCACGCCTCTTTCACCATCGAATTTGACGACTGCATGCCTGGCAAGATCAAGATCAAAGACCACGTCACCAAGTTCTCGACTCGCCAGAAGAAGGGTCAGGCGCCCCCCGCCAAGACCGCCGCCACTGCCACACCCGCAGAGATGATGTCAGCGCAGAGCAAGGTGGCTGATTGGCTGGTCCACAGTGATGTCAGCATGATGAGGAGGCATCCGCCATGTGAGGACGTCTACAGCACCAAGAGTGACCTCGCCATGAACATCAAGACCCTTAAAG GTCATCATCATGAGGATGGAACCCAGAGTGACTCTGAAGACCCGGTTCTTAAAGACAAAAGTAAATCCCAGCACTCTGTCCAGTCAGAGCAACCTGAGACACCTCAGCAGACGGTCCAGTCCAGTCAGCAGCCAGTTCCAGCACAGAAGCTCCATCATGTGCTGCAGTACTCTCCGCCCAGACAGGCCCCTGCCTCAGCTGTGGCCCCTGATCGGCCCCTGTCCCAGAGCCCTCCCCAGCCACCATCGCCCACAGAAATGTCCAGACAGGGACTGTCTGAGCACCTCACCCAGCAGGCCTTCATCATCGAGTTCTTTGACGACAACCCGCGCAAGAAGCGTTCACAGTCCTTCACCCACAACCCCGCTCACGGCGACTCTTACTCCACCCTCAAGGCCAAGATGGAACGACGGAAAGGCGGCGAGAGGCCGGCATCTATGCATGGACACATCCCTCCCACCCAGCAGGTGACGGTTCCCCTGAAGAGTCAGGGCCACAGTGGCCCTCAGAGGTCAAGCTCGCTAAAGCGGGAGAAGACAGAAGGGGAGGCAGGTTCATCAAGCTCCTCCTCTCGCTCTTCATCAGGCATCATTGTCAGACCTTTTGGCAGTGTTGGGAAGAAGTCAAAGCTTGCCCAGGAGTTTGCTGCAGAGTTCCTGAAGGACTCTGGTGAGAAGGATTCCTCCCCAACCAAAGACAAAGTCTCACCTCCACCGATGTCTGCCCCACCAGTGATGGTTTCGCCCCCTCATGCCCAGATCCCTTTCCCACAGGAACCTCCAGCACTTTCTTTAGTTTCCTACCCTTCATCCCCATTACAACCTCCAGTAGCCTCAAAGTCCTTCAAACCGGCCATTGGTCCAGCCCAGGTGGCTCCTCTGGGCCATCCATCTGGACCACACATGTCCCCCATGTTGTCTTTGGGAGTGCACGGGGGAGACCCCAAAATTTCCCAGAGGATTGTGAGGAATGAGGAAGACGACAGCCTGAGTGATGCCGGGACTTACACCATAGAGACCGAGTCACAAGataaggaggtggaggaggccCGCAACATGATTGATCAG GTGTTTGGCGTCCTTGACTCTCCAGAGTACAGTGGCGCAACCACAGGAGTCTATAGACCTGTCATACATGAAGGCAAAGATGAGCACCGTACCCTGCCTGGTGATGGTACCAGTGTGGACCTATTGCATGGTTTTATCCCAGCAACTGTCAGTGCCCCCCCAACAGGTCCCATGCAG GTTCAGATTCACGCAGCCGATCTTGAAGGACCTAAATGGGTTTCTCGATGGGCCAGTCTGGCAGACAGCTATGCTGAACCTGGTTCTACTCCTCCTCAAGGGGAATGTCTTGAAG ATTTGCGCTACATGAACCAGTCAGTGGGAAGCTACAGCTATGACACCTCAGAGTCAGAGACGAGCCACAGCTCCAGGACCAGAAGGCTGCTGCCTCAGGTTCCTCCAGAAAAGGTGGAAAGTGTCACTCCAAGCATCCTGATACGGCATGAATCCTACCAAGGTCATAAATCTGTGGATAGAGTTTACGTTCCTCCCTGTTCCCAAGACTCCACCCAGCGCCTAGCCGTTCAGGATGACGTGGACCCAGACAGTCTCAGCGATGCCAGTCGCTCTGAGGATGGACCCGCTCTGGttaatgcaaagaaaattgATGTAGTTACCGGAAACGTGTCCCCAGTTGCTCCTGGCTATCAGTTTAAAGTTCAGGAGAAAGTTTCTCCAACCAACAAATCCACCTTCTTCTACATTGGTGCCGAGGATCATCCAGGCAAGCCTGAACAGGCCCGAAGCCCCGTACAGGGTGAGAGGACTCGAGACCCTCCGGCTAAAACTCCTCCAACAACAGTCTTGATCCGTCACTTGAGTGGACATGAACCCAGAAGGACAGGCGTCAAACCCAACAACTCTGCTCCAAACCTCCAAACGCAAGACAAAGACTCTGTTCCTACAAAGGACAGCTGTATCGTCCGTCAAGAAAGTTTCACCAAAGACCGACCCAGTGACACAGTCCAGATGAAGAAGCTTCCCCATATCTCCAGCCACCCTTCCATTAGAGATATGGAACAGAGCATCCAGGAAACACAGCCCTTCCTTCAGGAGACAGAGGGTGCGCTGTCCTCTCTGGACACCAAGGTTccttcttctggttctggtcgtaGCTCAAAGAAAGAGGGCTCCTCCACCCACATGGATGATTCTCTCTCTGGTGAGTCAGATGTGGATACAGCTAGCACCGTGAGTCAGGTGAGTAGCAAAAATGCTCCTGTTACCTCCACATCTAAAAAGCGACCTGCCATAAGCAGTTTTCAGAAGGAGAAGTCCTCTTCTAGCCCATCTATCCAAGAAAAGGGTCGACAGCTAAGTGCTCGAGAGCGGCTTTCTGAGAAACGACGCACACAGACAACAACTGACGTACCAAGCAAGGCAGAGGCAACGAAGCGTTTCCAGATGCGCCGCAGTACAGGAAACCGTGGTTCTCTGGATTTATCCGAAGGTCAACAAGGTACCGCACCTAACTGGACTGAAACTACTTCATCTGATCACGAAATCTCACATCCATCCAGCCGTACCAAGAAAGTTATTGCCCCTCTACAGAAAGAGGACAATGGAAAGACACCTAAGTCAGCAGCTCAACAGGTTTTAACTCGTTCCAACAGCCTGTCAGCACCAAGACCAACTCGAGCCTCCATGCTACGACGCGCTCGCCTCGGTGACGCCTCAGACAACGAGGGCACAGAGACCGATCGGACCTCCCAGAACTCTGATCACATTTCTGCACCCCCTAAGGTCTCCGCTGAAGGTAAGAAGCTGTCCAGACTGGACATCTTGGCGATGCCCAGGAAGAGAACCGGCTCATTTACGACTCCAAGTGACAACGAGTCCTCGACAAGTCGGTCTGGCTTCTCCGGTCGCAACAGTGAGCCAGCTGTCACAGCAAGGAAGACGTCTGTTGGTGATGCTCGCCAGGCAGCCAGTAAAGGGGGCGGAGCTCCGGTGAAGCAAACAGTGTCACGTACCCGATCAAGCGGAGTGAAGCATCCCAGCGGTG GGTCGCGTCGCAAACAGAAGGGCTCAGACTTCTCGTCTTCCTCTGAGGAAGAATACGACACAAACACTGGCTTCTCCAAAGCAAAGCGATCCTCCCATTCAACGACCGCTGGCCAATCACAGCGCAGCCAGAGGACAGCCGCCAGCAGAACCAAGTCTGTCTCCCTGGAAACCGAGGAGGACGAGGACCAGAACGACATCGACCCGTACCAGAACTGGTCCACTCACAGCGCTGAGATCGCCAA GCTCAGTCAGGACCTGGCCAAAGATCTGGCCATCTTGGCGAAGGAGATCCATGACGTCGCTGGGGACGGGGATCCTCCACCCACCGCCACCTCCCCTAGCTCACTCCCCAACACGCCAGGCTCCACCATCTCTGCCCGGGAGGAG ACGCCATGTGTTGCATATCTCCACGGGGTTCGACCGGCTCAG CTGGTCCATCGTATTCCTGAGGCCAGCTTAAACTTCCAGAAGGTTCCTCCAGGTTCTGCGGCCATCTTGGACCTGGACGCTAATATGAATGAGGCAGAGCCCACTTCTTTGCAACGCCGTCCGTGGAACCGTGAAGAG GTGATCCTGGACAACCTGATGCTGAACCCGGTTTCCCAGCTGTCCCAGGCCATCCGGGAAAACACCGAGCAGCTGGCCGAGAAGATGAA GGTTTTGTTCCAGAACAAAGCAGATGTATGGGAGGAGATCGAGGCCAAGATCAACACCGAGAATGAAGTTCCCATTTTAAAAACCTCCAACAAG GAAATTACCTCCATTTTGAAGGAACTGAGACGAGTCCAAAGGCAGCTGGAAG TCATAAACACCATCGTGGAGCCCGGTGGGAGTCTTCAGGCGGCTGCCATCACAACGCCGTCTCTGACTCAAACTCGCCAAACCACGAAGGAGAAGAAACCCGCTACCAGAACCCGAACCTCCAACGCCAACGAAAGCACCAAGCGACCTCCTCGTGGGCCTGATGGGTCCCACCACGCGCCCTGA